A genomic stretch from Salarias fasciatus chromosome 10, fSalaFa1.1, whole genome shotgun sequence includes:
- the LOC115395547 gene encoding gap junction delta-2 protein produces the protein MGDWSILGRFLTEVQNHSTVIGKIWLTMLLIFRILLVALVGDAVYSDEQSKFTCNTLQPGCNNVCYDTFAPVSHLRFWVFQIVLVSTPSIFYIVYVLQKITKNEKLEDRKLDVVPRSPPLFERDKHIGADKERALEAVSRDTVYNNLDWSSQEGESEEKTQMEEEMREVGKDPTQLSSQVLLIYIIHVLLRSIMEIIFLIGQYYLFGFEVPHLFRCETYPCPNRTDCFVSRATEKTIFLNFMFSVSLGCFILNIVELHYLGWIYIFRVLFSACCTCCDSDRDPVQQVELYSDSNPLLLELKHSLSGTVVLQTTSAVSRDRSSGIPNQAPTISFETDSTLECTSKRNLDEKERTKTRLHNMAKMGRGKKSWL, from the coding sequence ATGGGGGACTGGTCCATTCTCGGCCGCTTCCTGACTGAGGTCCAGAACCATTCCACCGTCATCGGCAAAATATGGCTGACAATGCTGCTCATCTTCCGAATCTTACTCGTGGCCTTGGTGGGAGATGCTGTCTACAGTGACGAGCAGTCCAAGTTTACCTGTAACACCCTCCAGCCTGGATGTAACAATGTCTGCTATGACACATTTGCACCCGTGTCACACTTGCGCTTCTGGGTCTTTCAGATTGTGCTCGTCTCTACTCCCTCAATATTCTACATTGTCTATGTTTTACAAAAAATTACCAAAAATGAGAAGTTAGAGGACAGAAAGCTTGACGTCGTACCTCGGTCACCACCTTTGTTTGAGAGAGACAAACACATAGGAGCGGATAAAGAGAGAGCTTTGGAAGCTGTCAGCCGTGACACAGTGTACAACAATTTGGACTGGAGTTCACAAGAAGGTGAGAGTGAAGAAAAGACCCAAATGGAAGAAGAGATGAGAGAAGTAGGGAAGGATCCAACCCAACTTTCAAGTCAAGTGCTGCTCATTTACATCATACATGTCCTACTGCGCTCCATCATGGAGATCATCTTCCTGATTGGACAGTATTATCTGTTTGGATTTGAAGTTCCACACTTGTTTCGCTGTGAGACCTACCCCTGTCCAAACAGAACTGACTGCTTTGTGTCTCGCGCGACGGAGAAGACCATCTTTCTTAACTTCATGTTCAGCGTCAGCCTGGGCTGCTTCATCCTGAACATTGTGGAGCTGCATTATCTTGGCTGGATTTACATTTTCAGAGTGCTGTTCTCTGCGTGCTGCACATGCTGTGATTCAGACAGAGACCCAGTGCAGCAAGTGGAGTTATATTCAGACAGCAACCCGCTGCTGCTCGAACTCAAACACTCTTTAAGTGGAACGGTTGTCCTGCAGACCACCTCTGCTGTATCCAGGGACCGGAGTAGTGGTATACCCAACCAGGCTCCAACCATCTCCTTTGAAACAGACTCTACACTGGAGTGCACTTCGAAGAGAAATCTGGATGAAAAAGAACGCACCAAAACCAGATTGCACAATATGGCTAAAATGGGACGAGGCAAAAAGTCTTGGCTTTAA